A genomic region of Microlunatus sagamiharensis contains the following coding sequences:
- a CDS encoding RNA polymerase-binding protein RbpA: protein MAGSGSAIRGSRVGAGPMGEAERGDTAPRLYVSYFCSSGHETRPAFAADAAVPEMWDCPRCGLPANNDAKNPPPPTKNEPYKTHLAYVKERRSDVEAATILSEALASLRDRRARGEVIY, encoded by the coding sequence GTGGCTGGTAGCGGAAGCGCGATCCGGGGCAGCAGGGTCGGGGCAGGGCCGATGGGCGAGGCCGAGCGGGGCGACACCGCACCGCGGCTCTACGTCTCCTACTTCTGCTCGTCCGGGCACGAGACGCGGCCAGCGTTCGCCGCCGACGCGGCGGTGCCGGAGATGTGGGACTGCCCGCGCTGCGGCCTCCCGGCGAACAACGACGCCAAGAACCCGCCGCCGCCGACGAAGAACGAGCCGTACAAGACGCACCTCGCCTACGTGAAGGAGCGTCGCAGCGACGTCGAGGCGGCGACGATCCTCAGCGAGGCGCTCGCGTCGCTGCGCGACCGGCGCGCGCGCGGCGAGGTCATCTACTGA
- the secG gene encoding preprotein translocase subunit SecG, with the protein MTTPILIFSIVLVITSVALALFVLLHKGRGGGLSDLFGGGISSSLGGSSVAERNLDRLTIIIAVIWLACIVALGLLYKLGS; encoded by the coding sequence ATGACCACCCCGATCCTGATCTTCTCGATCGTGCTCGTCATCACGAGCGTGGCGCTGGCCCTGTTCGTCCTGCTCCACAAGGGGCGCGGTGGCGGCCTCTCCGACCTCTTCGGCGGCGGCATCTCGTCGTCGCTCGGCGGGTCGTCGGTCGCCGAGCGCAACCTGGACCGGCTCACGATCATCATCGCGGTGATCTGGCTGGCCTGCATCGTCGCCCTCGGGCTGCTCTACAAGCTCGGTTCCTGA
- the tpiA gene encoding triose-phosphate isomerase has product MAGNWKMNLNHVEAVGFVQKLAWTLDDKKHDAAKSEVVVLVPFTDLRSVQTLIDGDRLKLAYGAQDLSAHDAGAYTGEISASMLAKLGCRYVAVGHSERREYHHEDDALVNTKAHLALAAGITPIVCVGEGKDVRESGEHVAHVVAQVRAGLAGFSAEQVAGLVIAYEPVWAIGTGLTATPEDAQEVCAAVRATVAELYAEDTADAVRVLYGGSVKSDNVAAIMAQPDVDGALVGGASLKVEEFSGIARFYDLPTL; this is encoded by the coding sequence ATGGCCGGCAACTGGAAGATGAACCTCAACCACGTCGAGGCGGTGGGCTTCGTGCAGAAGCTCGCCTGGACGCTGGACGACAAGAAGCACGACGCGGCGAAGTCCGAGGTGGTCGTGCTCGTGCCGTTCACCGACCTCCGCTCGGTGCAGACGCTGATCGACGGCGACCGGCTCAAGCTCGCGTACGGCGCCCAGGACCTCTCGGCGCACGACGCCGGGGCCTACACCGGGGAGATCTCGGCGTCGATGCTGGCCAAGCTCGGCTGCCGCTACGTCGCGGTCGGCCACTCGGAGCGGCGCGAGTACCACCACGAGGACGACGCGCTGGTCAACACCAAGGCCCACCTCGCCCTGGCCGCCGGCATCACGCCGATCGTCTGCGTGGGGGAGGGCAAGGACGTCCGCGAGAGCGGCGAGCACGTGGCCCACGTCGTCGCGCAGGTCCGGGCCGGGCTCGCCGGCTTCTCGGCCGAGCAGGTCGCCGGGCTCGTGATCGCCTACGAGCCGGTCTGGGCGATCGGCACCGGCCTGACCGCGACCCCCGAGGACGCGCAGGAGGTCTGCGCCGCGGTGCGGGCGACCGTCGCCGAGCTGTACGCCGAGGACACCGCCGACGCGGTCCGCGTGCTCTACGGCGGCTCGGTCAAGTCCGACAACGTGGCCGCGATCATGGCCCAGCCCGACGTGGACGGCGCCCTCGTGGGCGGCGCGAGCCTCAAGGTCGAGGAGTTCTCGGGCATCGCGCGCTTCTACGACCTGCCCACGCTCTGA
- a CDS encoding phosphoglycerate kinase produces MKSVADLGDLRGKRVLVRCDLNVPLDGGTITDDGRIRASVPTLTQLRDAGAKVVVMAHLGRPKGQVNPQYSLAPAAARLGELLGTDVRLAEDVVGPSAAEIVAGLGDGEVAMLENVRYEPAEESKVDAERAELAQKYASFGDVFVSDGFGVVHRKQASVYDVAQLLPNAAGGLVLAEVEVLRRLTESPERPYAVVLGGAKVSDKLAVIDNLLSTADTLLVGGGMVFTFLAAQGHEVGTSLLERDQIDVVKGYLERAQADGKRIVLPTDIVVAPEFKADAPPTVVAADAMPADQLGLDIGPESGAAFAEVIASSRTVFWNGPMGVAEWVPFAEGTRAVAKALTEVDGLSVVGGGDSAAAVRDLGFADDDFGHISTGGGASLEYLEGKSLPGLAVLG; encoded by the coding sequence ATGAAGTCCGTCGCCGACCTGGGGGACCTGCGCGGCAAGCGCGTCCTCGTCCGCTGCGACCTGAACGTCCCGCTCGACGGGGGCACCATCACCGACGACGGCCGCATCCGCGCCTCCGTCCCGACGCTCACGCAGCTGCGCGACGCCGGCGCCAAGGTCGTCGTGATGGCCCACCTCGGCCGGCCCAAGGGTCAGGTGAACCCCCAGTACTCGCTGGCGCCGGCCGCCGCGCGGCTCGGCGAGCTGCTCGGGACCGACGTGCGCCTCGCCGAGGACGTGGTCGGGCCGTCGGCCGCCGAGATCGTCGCCGGCCTCGGCGACGGCGAGGTGGCCATGCTCGAGAACGTCCGCTACGAGCCGGCCGAGGAGTCCAAGGTCGACGCCGAGCGCGCCGAGCTGGCCCAGAAGTACGCCTCCTTCGGCGACGTCTTCGTCTCCGACGGCTTCGGCGTCGTGCACCGCAAGCAGGCCAGCGTCTACGACGTGGCCCAGCTCCTCCCCAACGCCGCCGGCGGCCTCGTGCTCGCCGAGGTCGAGGTGCTGCGCCGCCTCACCGAGTCGCCCGAGCGCCCGTACGCCGTCGTCCTCGGCGGCGCCAAGGTGTCGGACAAGCTGGCGGTCATCGACAACCTGCTGAGCACCGCCGACACGCTGCTCGTCGGCGGCGGCATGGTCTTCACGTTCCTCGCCGCGCAGGGCCACGAGGTCGGCACCAGCCTGCTGGAGCGCGACCAGATCGACGTCGTGAAGGGCTACCTGGAGCGCGCCCAGGCCGACGGCAAGCGCATCGTGCTCCCGACCGACATCGTCGTGGCGCCGGAGTTCAAGGCCGACGCCCCGCCGACCGTCGTCGCGGCCGACGCGATGCCCGCCGACCAGCTCGGCCTCGACATCGGCCCCGAGTCGGGCGCGGCCTTCGCCGAGGTCATCGCCTCCTCGAGGACGGTCTTCTGGAACGGCCCGATGGGCGTCGCCGAGTGGGTGCCGTTCGCCGAGGGCACGCGGGCCGTGGCCAAGGCGCTCACCGAGGTCGACGGGCTCTCGGTCGTCGGTGGTGGCGACTCCGCCGCGGCCGTGCGCGACCTCGGCTTCGCCGACGACGACTTCGGCCACATCTCCACCGGCGGCGGCGCGAGCCTGGAGTACCTGGAGGGCAAGTCCCTCCCGGGCCTCGCCGTGCTCGGCTGA
- the gap gene encoding type I glyceraldehyde-3-phosphate dehydrogenase has translation MTVRVGINGFGRIGRNFFRAVQASGADIEVVAFNDLGDDATQAHLLKYDSILGRLGQDVAVVDGGIQVGDSLIKSFAERDPAKLPWGEVGADVVIESTGFFTDGTKAKAHLDGGAKKVIISAPAKNDDFTVVMGVNDGDYDAAAHNIISNASCTTNCLAPMAKVIDDEFGIVKGLMTTIHAYTQDQNLQDGPHSDLRRARAAALNIVPTSTGAAKAIGLVLPQLKGKLDGYALRVPVPTGSATDLTIEVGRETTVDEVNAAVKAAAEGALKGYLKYTTDPIVSSDIVTDPSSCIFDSGLTKVIGNQVKVVGWYDNEWGYSNRLVDLVSLVGKSL, from the coding sequence ATGACCGTGCGTGTCGGCATCAACGGCTTCGGCCGGATCGGGCGCAACTTCTTCCGCGCCGTCCAGGCCTCCGGGGCGGACATCGAGGTCGTCGCCTTCAACGACCTCGGTGACGACGCCACCCAGGCCCACCTGCTCAAGTACGACTCGATCCTCGGCCGCCTCGGCCAGGACGTGGCCGTCGTCGACGGCGGCATCCAGGTCGGCGACTCGCTGATCAAGTCCTTCGCCGAGCGCGACCCCGCCAAGCTCCCCTGGGGCGAGGTCGGCGCCGACGTCGTGATCGAGTCGACCGGCTTCTTCACCGACGGCACCAAGGCCAAGGCCCACCTCGACGGCGGCGCCAAGAAGGTCATCATCTCGGCTCCGGCCAAGAACGACGACTTCACCGTCGTCATGGGCGTCAACGACGGCGACTACGACGCCGCGGCGCACAACATCATCAGCAACGCCTCCTGCACGACGAACTGCCTCGCGCCGATGGCCAAGGTCATCGACGACGAGTTCGGCATCGTCAAGGGCCTGATGACGACGATCCACGCCTACACCCAGGACCAGAACCTGCAGGACGGCCCGCACAGCGACCTCCGTCGCGCGCGCGCCGCCGCCCTCAACATCGTGCCGACCTCGACCGGTGCGGCCAAGGCCATCGGTCTCGTCCTCCCGCAGCTCAAGGGCAAGCTCGACGGCTACGCGCTGCGCGTGCCGGTCCCCACGGGTTCGGCCACCGACCTCACCATCGAGGTCGGCCGCGAGACGACGGTCGACGAGGTCAACGCGGCCGTCAAGGCGGCGGCCGAGGGCGCGCTCAAGGGCTACCTCAAGTACACGACCGACCCGATCGTGTCGTCCGACATCGTCACCGACCCGAGCTCCTGCATCTTCGACTCGGGCCTGACCAAGGTCATCGGCAACCAGGTCAAGGTCGTCGGCTGGTACGACAACGAGTGGGGCTACTCCAACCGCCTCGTCGACCTCGTGAGCCTGGTCGGCAAGTCGCTCTGA
- a CDS encoding Gfo/Idh/MocA family protein: protein MTNPTVPPNRPVRVVQVGAGGMGRTWLRTLAADPDVELVGLVDLDEATARRAADEEGHAGVPVATAYDRLAVEPPDVLLNVTVPGAHHAVSSAALRAGMTVLSEKPLAPTVAEGLSLAAASEVAGRLLVVSQSRRYFRHLAALRRQLAELGPVASLGCAFFRAPHFGGFREEMEQPLLVDMAIHQLDLARDLAGSEPVSVYCESHNPAWSWFAGDASAEVVVAFASGARFTFSGSWCAPGLETSWNGRWRVGAEGGSAVWDGDGVPVAERLDGTPVPAVVGEEPEETAGALAELVAALRHGGVPSGEVHANVMSLAVVEAAVLSARDGRRVQLAEVLEAAYATALADERDAAVRERLRSWSPVHDVVGRPA from the coding sequence GTGACGAACCCGACGGTGCCGCCGAACCGCCCGGTGCGGGTCGTGCAGGTCGGTGCCGGCGGCATGGGCCGGACGTGGCTCCGCACCCTCGCGGCGGACCCCGACGTCGAGCTCGTCGGCCTCGTCGACCTGGACGAGGCCACCGCCCGCCGGGCCGCGGACGAGGAGGGCCACGCCGGGGTGCCGGTGGCCACCGCGTACGACCGGCTGGCGGTCGAGCCGCCCGACGTCCTGCTGAACGTGACCGTCCCGGGCGCGCACCACGCCGTCTCCTCGGCGGCCCTGCGCGCCGGGATGACCGTGCTGAGCGAGAAGCCGCTCGCGCCGACCGTCGCCGAGGGGCTGTCGCTGGCGGCGGCCTCGGAGGTCGCGGGCCGCCTGCTCGTCGTCTCGCAGTCGCGCCGCTACTTCCGCCACCTCGCGGCCCTGCGGCGCCAGCTCGCCGAGCTCGGCCCGGTCGCCTCGCTCGGCTGCGCGTTCTTCCGGGCGCCGCACTTCGGCGGCTTCCGCGAGGAGATGGAGCAGCCGCTCCTCGTCGACATGGCGATCCACCAGCTCGACCTCGCCCGCGACCTGGCCGGCAGCGAACCGGTGTCGGTCTACTGCGAGAGCCACAACCCCGCGTGGAGCTGGTTCGCCGGCGACGCCTCGGCGGAGGTCGTCGTGGCCTTCGCGTCCGGCGCCCGCTTCACCTTCTCCGGCAGCTGGTGCGCCCCGGGTCTGGAGACCTCCTGGAACGGGCGCTGGCGGGTCGGCGCCGAGGGCGGGAGCGCGGTCTGGGACGGCGACGGCGTGCCGGTGGCGGAGCGGCTCGACGGGACGCCCGTCCCGGCGGTCGTGGGGGAGGAGCCCGAGGAGACGGCCGGTGCGCTCGCCGAGCTCGTCGCGGCGCTCCGGCACGGAGGTGTGCCGTCGGGCGAGGTGCACGCGAACGTGATGAGCCTGGCGGTGGTCGAGGCCGCCGTGCTGTCGGCCCGGGACGGTCGCCGCGTGCAGCTGGCCGAGGTCCTCGAGGCCGCGTACGCGACCGCGCTGGCCGACGAGCGGGACGCGGCGGTGCGCGAACGGCTCCGGTCCTGGTCGCCGGTGCACGACGTCGTCGGCCGGCCCGCGTGA
- the whiA gene encoding DNA-binding protein WhiA gives MAMTAQVKAELATVKVTKPCCRKSEVAAMLRFANGLHVVSGKIVIEAELDTGAAARRLRTEIADVFGHSSDLVVVNGNGLRRGTRYVVRVVKDGDALARQTGLVDSKGRPARGLPAQVVSGGTCDCVAAWRGAFLAHGSLTEPGRSMALEVTCPGPEAALALVGAARRLGIPAKAREVRAVDRVVVRDGDAIAALLTHLGAHDSLMAWEERRMRREVRASANRLANFDDANLRRSARAAVAAGARVERALEILGDDVPEHLKVAGHLRVEHQQASLEELGQLHTPQLTKDAVAGRIRRLLATADKKAAELGIPNTEASLTSDMLED, from the coding sequence ATGGCGATGACGGCGCAGGTGAAGGCGGAGCTCGCGACCGTCAAGGTCACCAAGCCGTGCTGCCGCAAGTCCGAGGTCGCGGCCATGCTGCGCTTCGCCAACGGCCTGCACGTGGTGAGCGGCAAGATCGTGATCGAGGCCGAGCTCGACACCGGTGCCGCGGCCCGGCGCCTGCGGACCGAGATCGCCGACGTCTTCGGCCACAGCAGCGACCTCGTCGTCGTCAACGGCAACGGGCTGCGCCGGGGCACGCGCTACGTCGTCCGCGTGGTCAAGGACGGCGACGCCCTCGCCCGCCAGACCGGGCTCGTCGACTCCAAGGGCCGCCCGGCCCGTGGGCTCCCGGCCCAGGTCGTCAGCGGCGGGACCTGCGACTGCGTCGCCGCGTGGCGGGGCGCCTTCCTCGCCCACGGCTCGCTGACCGAGCCCGGCCGCTCCATGGCCCTCGAGGTGACCTGCCCCGGCCCGGAGGCCGCGCTCGCCCTCGTCGGCGCCGCCCGCCGCCTCGGGATCCCGGCCAAGGCCCGCGAGGTGCGGGCGGTCGACCGCGTCGTGGTGCGCGACGGCGACGCGATCGCCGCGCTGCTGACCCACCTCGGCGCCCACGACTCCCTGATGGCCTGGGAGGAGCGCCGGATGCGGCGCGAGGTCCGCGCCTCGGCCAACCGGCTCGCCAACTTCGACGACGCGAACCTGCGCCGCTCGGCCCGTGCGGCCGTCGCCGCGGGCGCCCGGGTGGAGCGGGCCCTCGAGATCCTCGGCGACGACGTCCCCGAGCACCTCAAGGTCGCCGGCCACCTCCGCGTCGAGCACCAGCAGGCCAGCCTCGAGGAGCTGGGTCAGCTGCACACCCCGCAGCTGACCAAGGACGCGGTGGCCGGACGCATCCGGCGCCTGCTGGCCACGGCCGACAAGAAGGCCGCCGAGCTCGGCATCCCGAACACCGAGGCCTCGCTCACCTCGGACATGCTCGAGGACTGA
- a CDS encoding gluconeogenesis factor YvcK family protein: MSDRMRAPGAVRAPVRLHGRPLVERRPAVVAFGGGHGLSASLSALRRVTDRLTAIVTVADDGGSSGRLRRELGCLPPGDLRMALAALCGDDESGRTWADVLQYRFQSPGPLGDHAIGNLLIAGLWERLGDPVAGLDMVARLLGCTGRVLPMASVPLEIEADVIGLSAEHPDEVSSVRGQARVAKTTGEVCSVHLLPEDPPACPESVDAVLAADWVVLGPGSWFTSVIPHLLVPQLAEAIETTSAKRVLVLNLEPAEETAGFSAAKHIELLADHAPKLRLDVVLADSGFASEDPHLPAWADSLGAELALADLAVRDGSPRHDPLRLASAYAEIMGV, encoded by the coding sequence GTGAGCGACCGCATGAGAGCGCCGGGGGCGGTGCGCGCGCCGGTGCGGCTGCACGGGCGTCCGCTGGTCGAGCGGCGCCCGGCGGTGGTCGCCTTCGGCGGCGGCCACGGGCTCTCCGCCTCGCTCTCGGCGCTGCGGCGGGTCACCGACCGCCTCACCGCGATCGTCACCGTCGCCGACGACGGCGGTTCCTCGGGCCGGCTGCGCCGCGAGCTCGGCTGCCTGCCGCCCGGCGACCTGCGCATGGCCCTGGCCGCCCTGTGCGGCGACGACGAGTCCGGTCGCACCTGGGCCGACGTGCTGCAGTACCGCTTCCAGTCCCCGGGCCCGCTCGGCGACCACGCCATCGGCAACCTGCTGATCGCCGGCCTGTGGGAGCGGCTCGGCGACCCGGTCGCCGGGCTCGACATGGTCGCCCGCCTGCTGGGCTGCACCGGCCGCGTGCTGCCGATGGCCTCGGTGCCCCTCGAGATCGAGGCCGACGTCATCGGGCTGTCGGCCGAGCACCCGGACGAGGTCTCCTCCGTCCGCGGCCAGGCGCGCGTGGCGAAGACGACGGGGGAGGTGTGCTCGGTCCACCTGCTCCCCGAGGACCCGCCGGCCTGCCCCGAGTCGGTCGACGCCGTGCTCGCCGCCGACTGGGTGGTGCTCGGGCCGGGGTCGTGGTTCACCTCGGTGATCCCGCACCTGCTGGTCCCGCAGCTCGCCGAGGCGATCGAGACCACCTCGGCCAAGCGCGTGCTGGTGCTCAACCTGGAGCCGGCGGAGGAGACCGCGGGCTTCTCGGCGGCCAAGCACATCGAGCTGCTCGCCGACCACGCGCCCAAGCTCCGCCTGGACGTCGTCCTGGCCGACAGCGGCTTCGCCTCCGAGGACCCGCACCTGCCGGCCTGGGCCGACTCCCTGGGTGCGGAGCTCGCCCTCGCCGACCTCGCGGTGCGCGACGGCTCACCGCGCCACGACCCGCTCCGGCTGGCGTCGGCGTACGCCGAGATCATGGGCGTCTGA
- the rapZ gene encoding RNase adapter RapZ — translation MTATEVAPLRLVVVSGMSGAGRSTTADNLEDLGWYVVDNLPPSVLPDVCDEARRTGIRQLAVVLDVRTRSFFEQLPTMFAELKEAGTVPEIVYVEASDDVIVRRQESVRRPHPLQGDGRLLDGIHRERELLATLRAAADLVIDTSSLNVHQLGSRITHAYGGPDHALRVTVLSFGFKNGIPLDADMIFDVRFLPNPHWVPELRPQTGLSAPVSAYVLGQPGAEPFLDSLEQVLETVSQGYLHEGKRFATIGIGCTGGKHRSTAISEELARRLRADGLPTTVLHRDLGRE, via the coding sequence GTGACCGCGACCGAGGTCGCGCCCCTGCGCCTGGTCGTGGTGAGCGGCATGTCCGGCGCAGGTCGGTCGACGACGGCCGACAACCTCGAGGACCTCGGCTGGTACGTGGTCGACAACCTGCCGCCGAGCGTGCTGCCCGACGTCTGCGACGAGGCCCGCCGGACCGGCATCCGGCAGCTCGCGGTGGTGCTCGACGTGCGGACGCGCTCGTTCTTCGAGCAGCTGCCGACGATGTTCGCCGAGCTCAAGGAGGCCGGCACGGTCCCCGAGATCGTCTACGTCGAGGCCTCCGACGACGTCATCGTGCGGCGCCAGGAGTCGGTCCGCCGGCCGCACCCGCTCCAGGGCGACGGGCGCCTGCTGGACGGCATCCACCGCGAGCGCGAGCTCCTGGCCACGCTCCGCGCGGCGGCCGACCTGGTCATCGACACCTCCTCGCTGAACGTGCACCAGCTCGGCTCGCGGATCACGCACGCGTACGGCGGCCCGGACCACGCGCTGCGGGTGACGGTGCTGTCGTTCGGCTTCAAGAACGGCATCCCGCTCGACGCGGACATGATCTTCGACGTGCGCTTCCTGCCCAACCCGCACTGGGTGCCCGAGCTGCGCCCGCAGACCGGGCTGAGCGCGCCGGTGAGCGCGTACGTGCTGGGCCAGCCGGGCGCCGAGCCCTTCCTCGACTCGCTCGAGCAGGTGCTGGAGACGGTCTCGCAGGGCTACCTGCACGAGGGCAAGCGCTTCGCCACGATCGGCATCGGCTGCACCGGCGGCAAGCACCGCAGCACGGCCATCTCCGAGGAGCTGGCCCGGCGGCTGCGGGCCGACGGCCTGCCCACCACGGTGCTGCACCGCGACCTGGGCCGGGAGTGA
- the uvrC gene encoding excinuclease ABC subunit UvrC, with the protein MPGTRARRSPLSYRPAPGSIPEQPGVYRFSDENGRVIYVGKAKSLRQRLNSYFADPRGLHERTRQMVTTATKVEWTVVQTEVESLQLEYSWIKEFDPRFNVKYRDDKSYPWLAVTLSEEYPRVMVGRGPKRKGNRYFGPYSHAWAIRETVDQLLHVFPMRSCRPGVFRNHQLLGRPCLLGYIDKCSAPCVGKVTPEEHREIVDDFCQFMGGQATPMIRSIERKMRAASDEMDFERAARLRDDAQAMQRALERNAVVFADGTDADVIALAEDPLEVAVQIFHVRGGRIRGERGWVADRFDEGGTPELVEQFLLQLYAESDHDPDPRDAVPREILVPELPTSLDSLTELLSERRGSHVGIRVPQRGDKRTLMETVAKNAAEALIRHKTTRASDLSTRNRALEEIQEALELPGAPLRIECFDISNLQGTEVVASMVVFEDGLPRKSEYRRFVIRGVDGQNDVASMHEVITRRFKRMIDDRRAAQSATDGSGGEGPLLIDPETGAPRRFAYVPQLVVVDGGPPQVAAAAAAMDELGVDDVALCGLAKRLEEVWLPDAPDPVILPRTSEGLYLLQRVRDEAHRFAITHHRGRRSKSMVESVLDQVPGLGEVRRKALLHHFGSLKKLRAASVEDIAAVPGFGLKTAQAVLAALDSRPAGDAIDMATGEVLVDR; encoded by the coding sequence GTGCCTGGAACCCGTGCTCGGCGCTCGCCGCTGTCCTACCGCCCGGCACCCGGGTCGATCCCCGAGCAGCCGGGCGTCTACCGCTTCTCCGACGAGAACGGGCGGGTCATCTACGTCGGCAAGGCCAAGAGCCTGCGCCAGCGGCTGAACTCCTACTTCGCCGACCCGCGGGGGCTGCACGAGCGCACCCGGCAGATGGTCACGACCGCGACCAAGGTCGAGTGGACCGTCGTCCAGACCGAGGTCGAGTCGCTCCAGCTCGAGTACTCCTGGATCAAGGAGTTCGACCCGCGGTTCAACGTCAAGTACCGCGACGACAAGTCCTACCCCTGGCTCGCGGTGACGCTGAGCGAGGAGTACCCGCGGGTGATGGTCGGGCGCGGGCCCAAGCGCAAGGGCAACCGCTACTTCGGCCCGTACAGCCACGCCTGGGCCATCCGCGAGACGGTCGACCAGCTGCTGCACGTCTTCCCGATGCGCTCGTGCCGGCCCGGGGTCTTCCGCAACCACCAGCTGCTCGGCCGGCCCTGCCTGCTCGGCTACATCGACAAGTGCTCGGCGCCCTGCGTGGGCAAGGTGACGCCGGAGGAGCACCGCGAGATCGTCGACGACTTCTGCCAGTTCATGGGCGGGCAGGCGACGCCGATGATCCGCTCGATCGAGCGCAAGATGCGCGCGGCGAGCGACGAGATGGACTTCGAGCGCGCCGCCCGGCTCCGCGACGACGCCCAGGCGATGCAGCGCGCGCTGGAGCGCAACGCGGTGGTCTTCGCCGACGGCACGGACGCCGACGTCATCGCCCTGGCCGAGGACCCGCTCGAGGTCGCGGTGCAGATCTTCCACGTCCGCGGCGGCCGGATCCGCGGCGAGCGCGGCTGGGTCGCCGACCGCTTCGACGAGGGCGGCACGCCCGAGCTGGTCGAGCAGTTCCTCCTCCAGCTGTACGCGGAGTCCGACCACGACCCCGACCCGCGCGACGCGGTGCCGCGCGAGATCCTCGTGCCCGAGCTGCCGACCTCGCTCGACTCGCTCACGGAGCTGCTCAGCGAGCGCCGCGGCTCCCACGTGGGCATCCGCGTCCCGCAGCGCGGCGACAAGCGCACGCTCATGGAGACGGTCGCCAAGAACGCTGCCGAGGCGCTGATCCGGCACAAGACCACCCGCGCGAGCGACCTGTCGACCCGCAACCGGGCGTTGGAGGAGATCCAGGAGGCCCTCGAGCTGCCGGGCGCCCCGCTGCGCATCGAGTGCTTCGACATCTCCAACCTGCAGGGCACCGAGGTCGTCGCCTCGATGGTCGTCTTCGAGGACGGCCTGCCGCGCAAGAGCGAGTACCGCCGCTTCGTCATCCGCGGCGTGGACGGCCAGAACGACGTCGCCTCCATGCACGAGGTCATCACGCGCCGCTTCAAGCGGATGATCGACGACCGTCGCGCGGCGCAGTCCGCGACCGACGGCTCCGGCGGCGAGGGGCCGCTGCTCATCGACCCCGAGACCGGCGCGCCGCGCCGCTTCGCGTACGTGCCACAGCTCGTCGTCGTCGACGGCGGACCGCCGCAGGTCGCCGCCGCCGCGGCCGCCATGGACGAGCTGGGCGTCGACGACGTCGCGCTCTGCGGCCTGGCCAAGCGCCTCGAGGAGGTCTGGTTGCCCGACGCGCCGGACCCGGTGATCCTCCCGCGCACGAGCGAGGGGCTCTACCTGCTCCAGCGCGTCCGCGACGAGGCGCACCGATTCGCCATCACCCACCACCGCGGGCGGCGCAGCAAGAGCATGGTCGAGTCGGTGCTCGACCAGGTGCCCGGGCTCGGCGAGGTGCGGCGCAAGGCGCTGCTGCACCACTTCGGCTCGCTCAAGAAGCTGCGCGCCGCCAGCGTCGAGGACATCGCCGCGGTGCCGGGGTTCGGCCTCAAGACCGCGCAAGCGGTCCTCGCCGCGCTCGACTCCCGCCCGGCCGGCGACGCGATCGACATGGCCACGGGCGAGGTACTGGTCGACCGCTGA
- a CDS encoding Rieske (2Fe-2S) protein, producing MDQGSLAPSRRDVLRTAGIVVVSGGAVLTLAACGAEGQAGAPVPTSAAPTSASSSPAASSPSASASAEASSEAAPSGPSVATADVPTGGGVILDDADYVVTQPSAGTFKAFSKICTHQGCPVTKVANGVIECPCHGSEFSVEDGSVKQGPANKPLAESATTVVGSKVYVTG from the coding sequence GTGGACCAGGGAAGCCTCGCCCCGTCGCGACGGGACGTGCTGCGTACGGCGGGCATCGTCGTGGTCTCGGGCGGCGCCGTGCTGACGCTGGCCGCGTGCGGGGCCGAGGGCCAGGCGGGCGCCCCCGTGCCCACCTCCGCCGCGCCCACCAGCGCGTCCTCCAGCCCCGCCGCGAGCAGCCCCAGCGCGTCCGCGTCCGCGGAGGCGTCGAGCGAGGCCGCGCCGAGCGGGCCGAGCGTGGCGACCGCCGACGTCCCGACGGGCGGTGGCGTGATCCTCGACGACGCCGACTACGTCGTCACGCAGCCGAGCGCGGGCACGTTCAAGGCCTTCAGCAAGATCTGCACGCACCAGGGCTGCCCGGTCACCAAGGTCGCGAACGGCGTCATCGAGTGCCCCTGCCACGGCAGCGAGTTCTCGGTCGAGGACGGCTCGGTCAAGCAGGGCCCGGCGAACAAGCCGCTGGCGGAGTCGGCGACCACCGTCGTCGGGTCGAAGGTCTACGTCACCGGATGA